The following is a genomic window from Moorella sp. Hama-1.
TCCCTTTCTTCCTGGCCCTTACGTTTCAAGGGTTTGCGAGCCGGCTCTGGATAGGGCTGCCGGTCCAGATCCAGGGGATGCAGGGCCTTTGACCGCAGCTTGATTAAAGGCACCGGCGGTCGGATCAGAACGTCCTTCAAGGCGCTGGCATTAAAGGGGATCAGGGGCCAGAGGTAGGGCAGGCCGAAGGACTTGGTAGTCATAAGCAACAAAAAGATCCCCAGGGTCACGGCCAGCAGACCCGGCAGGCGGAATAATCCTACACCGATAAGCAGGGCTACCCGCACCAGGGTATTGGCCATTCCCAGCTCGTAGCTTGGGGTGGCAAAGATGCCTACCGCGGCAACGGCCATATACAGGATAACCTCGGGATTAAAGAAACCAACGGCCACGGCGATCTGGCCGATTAAAACGGCAGCGATCAAACCCAGGGCAGTGGCCAGGGAGGTCGGGGTGTGGATGGCTGCCAGGCGCATAAGGTCAATACCCAGCTCGGCAAAAAGGAACTGCCATACCAGGGGTATCTTCCCTAATTCCCTGGGCCCGATCCAGGCCAGGCCCGGCGGCAATAAATCGCGCTGCAGGGCGACCAGGAGCCACAGAGGGGGCAAGAAGACCGAAAGAAATACCCCGACAAAACGTACGGTACGTAAAAAAGTTCCAATAAGGGGCGCCTGGCGGAACTCCTCGGCGTGCTGCAGGTGGTGAAAAATTGTCGCTGGCAGGATCATGACGCTGGGGGAGGTATCCACCATGACCAGGACGTGCCCTTCAAAGAGATGGGAAGCGGCGACGTCCGGGCGCTCGGTATAGCGCACCCGGGGAAAGGGATTCCAGTAGCTGCCCGGCTCAATAAACTCCTCCAGGGATTTCTCCGCCATGGGCAGGCCGTCCATCTTAATGGCCTTAATGTGCTCTTTTATGATGTCCACCAGGCGCGGGTTAGCAATATCCTGGATATAAACAACAGCCACATCAGTCTTGGAACGACTGCCCACCTGGAGGATCTCCGTCCGCAACTTGGGGTCACGTACCCGGCGACGCAGGAGGTTGACATTGAACAACAGGGTCTCAACGAAGTTGTCCCGGGAGCCACGTACCACCCGCTCCAGGTCGGATTCCTCCGGGCTGCGTATCGGGAAGCTCCGGGCATCGAGCTGGATCACCTTTTTAAAACCATCGATGAGGACGACAATGCCCCCGGACAAGATCTTGTCGACAACCTTGTGCAGGTCGTCCAGGGCTTCCACTTGCAAGTAGCTCATATATTGGTTGAAGATCTTGTTATAAGCGTCGGGGGCCAGGTCCTCGCGTTTCAGTTTGGCCAGGGAGGTAAGGACATAGGTCAGGACATCCTCCCTGGCCATACCGTTAATATAAAAGATAGTGGCCCGGCGCCCGGCAATGGTAATATCGCGCCGGATGACGTCGAAGCTCTGGCCGACCCCCAGCTCCTTCATAATCCAATTGTTGTTGACATCCAAATCGGTATCGACCCGGACAATGTCGCCGGAAATAGTCATTTTTTCATCCCCTTAACCCTGGTAGAGAACTGGCCCTGGAAATGATCCCTGCTTTATCCCCGTGGGTTGAATAATACCGCCATAACATAGCCAAAAACCACGGCCGCGGCGATACCCGCCGCGCCGGCCGTTACCCCGCCGCTGAAGGCGCCCAGCAAGCCTTTGGTCTGGACGGCTTCCAGGGTGCCCTGGGCCAGGCTGTGGCCGAAACCGCTGATGGGAATCGTCGCCCCGGCCCCCCCCAGCTTGACCAGGGGGCCATAGAACCCCAAAGCACTCAGGATGGCCCCGCCGGTGACGAAACCGACCAGGATATGGGTCGGGGTCACCTTGTAGGGGGTCAGGTCCATAATGAGCTGCCCCACCAGGCAGATCAGGCCGCCGATGATAAAGGCCATGATAATACTCAAGGGACAGGTGCCTCCTCCGGATATACTTCTAGCCGAGTTTCTCGATCACAACGCCGTGACCAATACCGGGGATGGATTCCCCCTGCTGGGTGGCCGTGGTACTGAGGAGGGCCCCGGTGCCTACCCCCAGGATGCGCTTGTAACGGCCCTCATTTAGTTTGCCCATTAAATGCCCGGCAAAGACTACCGCCGAACAGGCGCAGCCGCTGCCGCCGGCATGGGTATCCTGGCGTTCAGGATCGTATATTAAAACGCCGCAGTCACTATAGTTTTGGGAGACATCATACTTCTGTTCACCCAGAAGTTTGGTAGCAATCTCATGGCCGACCCGGCCCAGATCGCCGGTAATAATCAGGTCATAATCAATGGGGTTGCGCCTGGTATCCTGGAAATGGCGGACAATGGTATCGACAGCCGCCGGGGCCATGGCCGAGCCCATATCATTGGGATCCTTAATGCCGACATCCAGGGCCCGGCCGATGGTGGCATGGGTTATCCGGGGGCCGTTACCTACCGGGGCCAGCAGCACAGCTCCGGCCCCGGTAACCGTCCACTGGGCCGTCGGCGGCCGCTGTACCCCCTGCTCCGTGGGGAAACGATACTGGCGTTCGGCCGTATCATAATGGCTGCTGCAGGCAGCTACCACATGGTGAGCGAAGCCACCATCAATAAGGATGGCTGCCAGGGCCATACCTTCGTACATGGTGGAGCAGGCGCCATAAAGCCCCAGAAAGGGTATCCCTAGGGTCCGAGCGGCGTAATTGGCGGAAATAGTCTGGTTGAGGAGGTCACCGGCCAGAAGGAAGTCAATATCCTGGGGTTTGAGCTGGGCCTTGGCAATGACCATTTTGACGGCCTCTTCCAGCATCTTGCGTTCGGCCTTTTCCCAGGTCTCCTCACCGAAGTAAGTGTCATCAATGACCATATCAAAGGAATCCCCCAGGGGGCCTTCACCCTCCTTGGGACCGACAACCGACGCCGTGGCCACAATCACCGGGGGATTGGCAAACTGCAGGGTATGTTGACCTACCCTTTTGGGTGCCGTCACAGGCTCCACCTCGCTAATAGGACAGGAAGTAAGCTATCAGACCGATTAAAACTGAAACAACAAAACCATAAACCAGCACCGGGCCGGCAATGGTAAACATCCGGGCGGCGACGCCAAAGACAAAGCCTTCCCGCTTAAACTCCATGGCCGGGGCGACGATGGAGTTGGCAAAACCGGTGATGGGAATAATGGAACCTGCCCCGGCAATCTTACCGATCTCGTCATAAACCCCCAGACCGGTCAAGAAGGCCCCGAGAAAGACCATTAAGATCACCGTCGCCGCAGCGGCATCCCTGGTGTTCAAACCAGCGTTAGTAAAGGCCAGAGTGAAAATTTGGGCCAGGGCCGAGATAACTCCTCCCACCCAGAAGGCGTTCAGAGCGTTGACCAGAACATTATGCCTGGGCTTGACACTATCGGCCAGCCGCTGGTAAGCCTGCTGGTCATAGGTTTGCTTTTGCTGCATCACCTGTTCTGCCAGGGTCAGGGGTTTCTTCGGCGGCCCCGGCTGCTTGGTGCTGTCAGCCATTACCCTCACCTCGTTTTTAGCGCTCTGCTATATTATCGACCGCTGCCAGGCCTGTTTATACGTAAAAAGCCAGATCCTGGTTTGGTTTTCCAGGACTGGCTTTTCTTGAATAGTTTTTGCTGGTATAAATGATTCGCTTAGTTCCCCAGGGACTGTAGCGGCGCCGGGATGCGGCCGCCGCGGCGGATCATGGCCGCCGGGCTGAAAGAGTTAACCTCCATGACCGGTGCCCGGCCCAGGAGACCGCCGAACTCCACCATTTCCCCGGGCTTTTTCCCGGGCACGGGAATCACCCGTACGGCGGTAGTCTTATTATTAATCATGCCGATGGCCGCCTCGTCGGCGATGATGGCGGCGATGACTTCCGCCGGGGTATCGCCGGGGATGGCGAACATATCCAATCCAACGGAACAGACGGCAGTCATGGCTTCCAGCTTGGCCAGGTTTAAAGCACCGGCCGCCACAGCCCGGATCATGCCGTTGTCCTCGCTCACCGGGATAAAGGCGCCACTCAAGCCCCCTACATAGGATGAAGCCATGGCACCACCCTTTTTGACGGCATCATTGAGCAGGGCCAGGGCGGCCGTAGTACCGTGGGTGCCGCAGCGCTCCAGACCCATGGTCTCCAGGATCTCGGCCACGCTATCGCCCTGGGCATTGGTGGGAGCCAGGGAGAGGTCGACGATGCCGAAGGGCACCCCCAGGCGGGCCGAAACCTCCCGGCCCACCAGTTCCCCCATGCGGGTTATTTTAAAGGCCGTATTTTTAATAATCGTCGCCAGCTGGCCCAGGTCAGCCTCTGGATACTGGCGCAGGGCCGCCAGGACGGCCCCCGGACCGCTGATGCCGACATTGACGACGACCTCTGGTTCACCGGGGCCGTGAAAAGCGCCGGCCATAAAGGGGTTATCCTCGGGGGCATTGCAGAAAGTTACCAGCTTGGCGCAGCCCAGGCCGCCCTGTTCAGCCGTCAGGCGGGCCGTTTCCTTAATCAGGTGACCGAGCTCGCCGATGGCGTCCATATTCATCCCGGCTCTGGTTGTGGCCACATTAATGGAAGCGCAGACTCGTTCAGTGGTGGCCAGGGCCCGGGGCAGGGAGTTAAAAAGGGCCCGGTCGCCCCGGGTAAAACCCTTATGTACCAGGGCGCTGAAGCCACCGATGAAATTAACACCCACCGCCGCTGCCGCCTCGTCCAGGGTCCGGGCCAGGGGTGTTAAATCCTCCTCCCGGCAAGGTTCGCCAACCTGGGCCATGGGAGTGACGGCAATACGCTTGTTAACAATGGGTATACCATAGGTGGCAGCTACCTTTTCACTTACGGCCACCAGGTTCGCCGCCAGCCGGGTAATTTTATCGTAGACCCGGCGGCAGGTTTCCTCCAGGTTATCCGTAGCGCAGTCCCGCAGGCTGATCCCCAGGGTAACGGTACGGATGTCCAGGTTTTCTACCTGGATCATGCGGATGGTCTCGAGGATTTCTTCTGGTGTAAAGGAGAACAGACTCGGCATATGTTTTTCCTCCGCAGATACTTAACCCATTACGAGCAGAGTGTTCGGGGCAGGGTGACCCCCTCCAGGTGGGAATTACACCCCGGTACTTGTACTCTACCTAGATGCGATGCATAAATTTAAAAACGTCGGCTCGCTGGATGGTTACCTGGACCCCCAGGCTCTCACCTCTGGCCCGTAACTGCTCCTGGAGGGTAGAAAAAGTAAGGGTATTTCCCCGCAGGTCCACAATCATAATCATGGTGAAAAACTCCTGGAGAATAGTCTGGCTGATATCCAGGATATTGACCCCGGCTTCAGCCAGGACGCCAGTAATGCCGGCCAGGATTCCCACCCGGTCACGACCCAGGACGGTAATAATGGCCCGTTCATCGCTCATCATGCCTCTTCACCTTTATCCTTTCTGTTCCTTTTGAATTTCTGCCAGGACCATCTCCACCTCAGCGGCATCGACTGCCAGCCAGCCCCGGGTTAAGCGCGCCAAGCCACGGAAGAAATCCGTCCGGGCGGCCCGCTGGATATCGGCCGTCAGGGCCGGTACCCACTGCTCCAGATGTTCCTGTAAAAAGCGTCTCTGCCCTGCCAGGAGCTCTTCGACGTCCCTACTGCCCTGGACCCTGGTGGCCGCCTCCCGGCAGAGCCAGGCTATGAACTCCAGCTCCAGGCCCAGGTGATCGTCCGGTTCCTGGTTCTTTTTTTTGCTCTCCAGGCCAAAGGAACGATAGAACTCCCGCACGGCCAGGGTTTCCTCGCTAAAGAGGAGACGTTCTTTGGAGCGGTAGACGGATTCCCACGGTGGTGCCTCCAGATGACCCGGGCCGACGAAGAGGCGATTATAGTCTTCCTGGAGTTCCTGGTGATAGGCCTCCAGGTCTTCCCGGTGGGCCGCCAGTTCGGCCTGCATCTGCCGGCAGCCTGCAGTCAAGTCCTCATTCTGGCTGTCGGCGGCCAGTTCTGCTAGAAACTGCTCCCCGGCCAGGGCGTCCAGCATCTCCTGGTTGGGTCCTTCCTGGTATACCCTGGCCAGGAAGCTGTAAACCAGTTCCCTGCCCTGGAGCCATTCGCTGAGTAATTGCTTTTCCATAAATAGCCTCCTCATTCTAGTTTTTCTTTATATCCCCAGGATCACCTTCACCTGGAGGGCGGTGTAGAGGTTGACCAGGACGTCCAGGCGGTGCAGGTCCTGGCCCAGGAGTTCTTCGATCTTTTTCAGGCGGTAGCGCAGGGTGTTGACGTAGATGAACATATCTTCAGCCGCCCGGTTGTGATCGCCGGAGGCATAGAGGAAGGAAGTTAAGGTTGCCAGGAGATCGGTATTATGCTCGCGATCATACTTCGCGATCAAACCCAGGGTTTCCTCGTAATAATCCTCCAATTCCTGCTCTCCCTGGTTAAAAATTAGGCGCAAGACCCCGAGTTCGTCGAAAAAGGACAGGGTGCCCCGCCGATGCATGAGGTAGCTGATCTCCAGGGCGACCTTGGCTTCCTGGTAGGCCCGGTAGAGATCGGCTACATTTTCGTAAAAGCGCCCGACCCCGACGGAAAAGGTATGGCCCTGCAGATGCAGGGCAGTAACCTTTTGCAGGGATTTCACCACCTCGGCGATTTTACTTTTATTGACCCCGACCTCGGGTGCTTGCACCGGCACCAAAATAATCAGCTGGTCACTACGATCGGCTACAATGACCCGGGGAGCCTGTTGCTTGATATTATACTGCATTAACTGGCGCCAGCGCTCCCAGAGGCTTTCGTTCTTTTCCCCATCCAGGGCGAAAACCATAAGTAAATGGGGCAGGGTAAAATCCCATCCCCACAAGCGCCCCCTGTTGACCATGGCTTCCCGGTTTGGTAGATTATTATAGAGGATATCCTGGATAAACTCATTGCGGTAACGCCTTTCGGTTTCTTGAGCCAGACGCGTCCGGGACATCTCGATCATAGCGGCCAGGTTGGCTGCCTGCAAGGGTTCGCGGTAATCCTGCCAATCATCACCTGTTCCTAAGAGGAAGAGGTAGCCATAGCGGGCAACCTCCCCTACGGGTACCATGAGGAAGGGAGTTCCTGCTTCGTCGACTAACTGCCCGGGATAGAATTCACCCTGCGCAGGTTCCCGGGGTGGTTCTACCGGCAGGTAATCCCCCAGGTTTAAGGGCTGCCTACCCGGGGGTACCTGGACGGCCAGGATACGCAGGGTCAGGTCGCAGATTACCGCCGGCCGGCCGGTAATTTCTACTAAAAGGTGCAGCAGGGGCCTTAAGCCCTTACCAGCGGCAGCTAACTCCATAAAATGGCGCCAATATTGTGGTTCCATACAAAAATCACCACTAATTTTTGTATCAAGCTACAAAGGTTAAGTTCTCAATCTCCGGCGACCTGGCCTAGAAATTGATGCCAGGTCGCTATTTATTTCGCCAGAGCCCCATAAATGGGAGCGTTTATCCACTCCCTCAGCCGGCAATAAGAAACCTTTCTCCTGTTGTTGCAGTCTTCAGCCTCAAGGTAGGCCGGGTGAGGTTAACATCAGCCAGTCCCGGTACCCATTTTTCCCCCGACTCTTTTCCTTCCTCCAACTGTAAAACCTGCAGGGCTTTGACCGGGCAGGCCTCAACGCAGGCCGGGGCCAGCCCGTTATCTAGTCTCTCCACACAGAGGTCGCATTTTTCGACTTTACCGGTAGCCAGGTTGTAGCGGGGCGCCCCGAAGGGGCAGGCCCGTACACAGCGATTGCAGCCGCTGCACCGCCCGCTGTTATGCAGGACAATGCCATCCCGGCGTTTTTTATAGGTCCCCTCGGGGCAAACCCGGAAACACTCGGGGTTCTCGCAGTGGTTGCAGGCCAGGGAAAGGTAGTATTCCTGCCACTGGCCCTTTACCTGGCCGCCAAAG
Proteins encoded in this region:
- the spoVAE gene encoding stage V sporulation protein AE, with the protein product MAFIIGGLICLVGQLIMDLTPYKVTPTHILVGFVTGGAILSALGFYGPLVKLGGAGATIPISGFGHSLAQGTLEAVQTKGLLGAFSGGVTAGAAGIAAAVVFGYVMAVLFNPRG
- the spoVAC gene encoding stage V sporulation protein AC codes for the protein MADSTKQPGPPKKPLTLAEQVMQQKQTYDQQAYQRLADSVKPRHNVLVNALNAFWVGGVISALAQIFTLAFTNAGLNTRDAAAATVILMVFLGAFLTGLGVYDEIGKIAGAGSIIPITGFANSIVAPAMEFKREGFVFGVAARMFTIAGPVLVYGFVVSVLIGLIAYFLSY
- a CDS encoding PucR family transcriptional regulator; this encodes MEPQYWRHFMELAAAGKGLRPLLHLLVEITGRPAVICDLTLRILAVQVPPGRQPLNLGDYLPVEPPREPAQGEFYPGQLVDEAGTPFLMVPVGEVARYGYLFLLGTGDDWQDYREPLQAANLAAMIEMSRTRLAQETERRYRNEFIQDILYNNLPNREAMVNRGRLWGWDFTLPHLLMVFALDGEKNESLWERWRQLMQYNIKQQAPRVIVADRSDQLIILVPVQAPEVGVNKSKIAEVVKSLQKVTALHLQGHTFSVGVGRFYENVADLYRAYQEAKVALEISYLMHRRGTLSFFDELGVLRLIFNQGEQELEDYYEETLGLIAKYDREHNTDLLATLTSFLYASGDHNRAAEDMFIYVNTLRYRLKKIEELLGQDLHRLDVLVNLYTALQVKVILGI
- a CDS encoding PFL family protein gives rise to the protein MPSLFSFTPEEILETIRMIQVENLDIRTVTLGISLRDCATDNLEETCRRVYDKITRLAANLVAVSEKVAATYGIPIVNKRIAVTPMAQVGEPCREEDLTPLARTLDEAAAAVGVNFIGGFSALVHKGFTRGDRALFNSLPRALATTERVCASINVATTRAGMNMDAIGELGHLIKETARLTAEQGGLGCAKLVTFCNAPEDNPFMAGAFHGPGEPEVVVNVGISGPGAVLAALRQYPEADLGQLATIIKNTAFKITRMGELVGREVSARLGVPFGIVDLSLAPTNAQGDSVAEILETMGLERCGTHGTTAALALLNDAVKKGGAMASSYVGGLSGAFIPVSEDNGMIRAVAAGALNLAKLEAMTAVCSVGLDMFAIPGDTPAEVIAAIIADEAAIGMINNKTTAVRVIPVPGKKPGEMVEFGGLLGRAPVMEVNSFSPAAMIRRGGRIPAPLQSLGN
- a CDS encoding spore germination protein codes for the protein MTISGDIVRVDTDLDVNNNWIMKELGVGQSFDVIRRDITIAGRRATIFYINGMAREDVLTYVLTSLAKLKREDLAPDAYNKIFNQYMSYLQVEALDDLHKVVDKILSGGIVVLIDGFKKVIQLDARSFPIRSPEESDLERVVRGSRDNFVETLLFNVNLLRRRVRDPKLRTEILQVGSRSKTDVAVVYIQDIANPRLVDIIKEHIKAIKMDGLPMAEKSLEEFIEPGSYWNPFPRVRYTERPDVAASHLFEGHVLVMVDTSPSVMILPATIFHHLQHAEEFRQAPLIGTFLRTVRFVGVFLSVFLPPLWLLVALQRDLLPPGLAWIGPRELGKIPLVWQFLFAELGIDLMRLAAIHTPTSLATALGLIAAVLIGQIAVAVGFFNPEVILYMAVAAVGIFATPSYELGMANTLVRVALLIGVGLFRLPGLLAVTLGIFLLLMTTKSFGLPYLWPLIPFNASALKDVLIRPPVPLIKLRSKALHPLDLDRQPYPEPARKPLKRKGQEEREKEKYIWPELEKKDDDEREG
- a CDS encoding ACT domain-containing protein translates to MMSDERAIITVLGRDRVGILAGITGVLAEAGVNILDISQTILQEFFTMIMIVDLRGNTLTFSTLQEQLRARGESLGVQVTIQRADVFKFMHRI
- a CDS encoding 4Fe-4S dicluster domain-containing protein, whose protein sequence is MQLGFFLDLNRCIGCRACERACQNWKGLSFPLRRAQDFGGQVKGQWQEYYLSLACNHCENPECFRVCPEGTYKKRRDGIVLHNSGRCSGCNRCVRACPFGAPRYNLATGKVEKCDLCVERLDNGLAPACVEACPVKALQVLQLEEGKESGEKWVPGLADVNLTRPTLRLKTATTGERFLIAG
- the spoVAD gene encoding stage V sporulation protein AD encodes the protein MTAPKRVGQHTLQFANPPVIVATASVVGPKEGEGPLGDSFDMVIDDTYFGEETWEKAERKMLEEAVKMVIAKAQLKPQDIDFLLAGDLLNQTISANYAARTLGIPFLGLYGACSTMYEGMALAAILIDGGFAHHVVAACSSHYDTAERQYRFPTEQGVQRPPTAQWTVTGAGAVLLAPVGNGPRITHATIGRALDVGIKDPNDMGSAMAPAAVDTIVRHFQDTRRNPIDYDLIITGDLGRVGHEIATKLLGEQKYDVSQNYSDCGVLIYDPERQDTHAGGSGCACSAVVFAGHLMGKLNEGRYKRILGVGTGALLSTTATQQGESIPGIGHGVVIEKLG
- a CDS encoding TorD/DmsD family molecular chaperone — its product is MEKQLLSEWLQGRELVYSFLARVYQEGPNQEMLDALAGEQFLAELAADSQNEDLTAGCRQMQAELAAHREDLEAYHQELQEDYNRLFVGPGHLEAPPWESVYRSKERLLFSEETLAVREFYRSFGLESKKKNQEPDDHLGLELEFIAWLCREAATRVQGSRDVEELLAGQRRFLQEHLEQWVPALTADIQRAARTDFFRGLARLTRGWLAVDAAEVEMVLAEIQKEQKG